A DNA window from Novosphingobium sp. RL4 contains the following coding sequences:
- a CDS encoding aminopeptidase P family protein has translation MLMNTHEARLDALRGELKSRGLDGFVIPISDEHMSEYVGAYAQRLAWLTGFGGSAGSAVVLTDPALSPAAAMFVDGRYTLQVRDQVDGRFYAYESVPQTSPARWLGQYAPKGARIGYDAWLHGSKWVEAAQAALAAVGGTLVAVDGNPIDAVWEDQPAPSPAPALVHDDGLAGESSKAKRAAVSEWLTARGLDATVISALDSIAWLLNLRGTDVERTPVALSYVVAHADGTADLYIADEKVTPQLRQHLGNAVRIQPRGAFVSGLGTLAGKRVAVDPDNAVAAVFETLRAAGATIVEERDPTILPKAVKNPVERQGHRQAQAIDGVAVTRFLHWLSVEGPRGEVTEMSASDRLHAFRRECGDLRDLSFDTISGAGPNAASPHYRVSEESSLTLLPESVYLVDSGGQYPYGTTDITRTVWIGTGEPLAEVKDRFTRVLKGTIAIDGAVFPKGTNGGQLDALARQFLWQVGLDYAHGTGHGVGSFLSVHEGPQRIGKPAGGQAGTSQELLAGMILSDEPGYYKAGEYGIRIENLILVEPRRFAGSDGEYFGFETLTLVPIDRRMVDTSLLSADETAWWNAYHARVLDVIGPQLDGEVKVWLEEQCLPL, from the coding sequence ATGTTGATGAATACCCATGAAGCGCGCCTCGATGCCCTGCGCGGCGAACTGAAATCGCGCGGCCTCGATGGCTTCGTGATTCCGATCTCGGATGAGCACATGAGCGAATATGTCGGCGCCTATGCGCAGCGCCTTGCCTGGCTCACCGGCTTCGGCGGCTCGGCCGGCAGCGCCGTGGTGCTGACCGATCCCGCGCTGTCGCCCGCCGCCGCCATGTTCGTGGACGGTCGCTACACCCTTCAGGTGCGCGATCAGGTGGACGGCCGGTTCTACGCCTATGAAAGCGTGCCGCAGACCAGCCCCGCGCGCTGGCTGGGGCAATATGCCCCCAAGGGCGCCAGGATCGGCTACGACGCCTGGCTGCACGGATCGAAGTGGGTGGAAGCGGCGCAGGCCGCGCTCGCCGCTGTGGGCGGCACCCTCGTCGCGGTGGACGGCAACCCGATCGACGCGGTGTGGGAAGACCAGCCCGCACCCTCACCTGCCCCCGCGCTCGTCCATGACGATGGGCTCGCCGGCGAATCGAGCAAGGCCAAGCGCGCCGCCGTCTCCGAATGGCTGACCGCGCGAGGCCTCGACGCCACCGTGATCTCGGCGCTGGATTCGATTGCCTGGCTGCTCAACCTGCGCGGCACCGACGTGGAGCGGACCCCGGTGGCGCTGTCCTACGTCGTCGCCCATGCCGACGGCACCGCCGATCTCTACATCGCCGACGAGAAGGTGACGCCGCAGCTTCGCCAGCACCTTGGCAATGCCGTGCGCATCCAGCCGCGCGGCGCTTTCGTTTCCGGCCTCGGCACCCTGGCCGGCAAGCGTGTCGCGGTCGATCCCGACAATGCCGTGGCCGCCGTGTTCGAGACCCTGCGCGCCGCGGGCGCCACGATCGTCGAGGAACGCGATCCCACGATCCTGCCCAAGGCCGTGAAGAACCCGGTCGAACGGCAGGGCCACCGGCAGGCGCAGGCGATCGACGGCGTGGCCGTCACCCGCTTCCTGCACTGGCTGTCGGTCGAAGGCCCCAGGGGCGAAGTGACCGAGATGAGCGCGTCCGACCGCCTCCACGCCTTCCGCCGCGAATGCGGCGACTTGCGCGATCTCTCGTTCGACACGATTTCGGGCGCGGGCCCGAACGCGGCCAGCCCGCACTACCGCGTCTCCGAGGAATCGAGCCTGACCCTGCTTCCCGAAAGCGTCTATCTCGTCGATTCAGGCGGACAGTACCCTTACGGCACCACCGACATCACCCGCACCGTATGGATCGGCACCGGCGAACCCCTCGCCGAAGTGAAGGACCGCTTCACCCGCGTGCTCAAGGGCACCATCGCCATCGACGGCGCCGTGTTCCCCAAGGGCACCAACGGCGGCCAGCTCGATGCGCTTGCCCGCCAGTTCCTGTGGCAGGTCGGTCTCGACTACGCCCACGGCACCGGCCACGGCGTGGGCAGCTTCCTTTCCGTCCATGAAGGCCCGCAGCGCATCGGCAAGCCGGCCGGCGGACAGGCCGGCACGTCGCAGGAACTGCTCGCGGGAATGATCCTCAGCGACGAGCCGGGCTACTACAAGGCGGGCGAGTACGGCATCCGCATCGAGAACCTGATCCTCGTCGAACCGCGCCGGTTCGCCGGTTCGGACGGCGAATACTTCGGCTTCGAAACGCTGACGCTGGTGCCGATCGACCGCCGCATGGTGGACACCTCCCTGCTCTCGGCGGACGAGACGGCCTGGTGGAACGCCTATCACGCCAGGGTGCTCGACGTGATCGGCCCGCAGCTTGACGGCGAAGTGAAGGTCTGGCTCGAAGAGCAGTGCCTGCCGCTCTGA
- a CDS encoding cupin domain-containing protein, translating into MTEPVHDLRTHPVHLGLGAAARAQPAFTGMEWYAAYSERTAPDGAEGRLVSMYDFAESWDSWEMHPAGDELVVCLAGAMTLHQELADGSARSVTIGPGEYAINPPGAWHTADVDGPATALFITAGAGTQHRPR; encoded by the coding sequence ATGACGGAACCCGTACACGATCTCAGGACCCATCCGGTCCACCTCGGCCTCGGCGCGGCAGCCCGTGCCCAGCCCGCCTTCACCGGCATGGAATGGTACGCCGCCTATTCCGAACGCACCGCGCCGGACGGTGCCGAGGGCCGGCTCGTCTCGATGTACGATTTCGCCGAAAGCTGGGACAGCTGGGAAATGCACCCGGCGGGCGACGAACTCGTGGTCTGCCTCGCCGGCGCCATGACCCTGCATCAGGAACTGGCGGACGGCAGCGCCCGCAGCGTGACCATCGGCCCCGGCGAATATGCGATAAACCCGCCCGGCGCCTGGCACACCGCCGATGTCGACGGACCGGCCACCGCCCTGTTCATTACCGCCGGTGCAGGAACGCAGCATCGCCCGCGATGA
- a CDS encoding EF-hand domain-containing protein: MSMNRFRTITIGISAAALAIGGMAGAQNATTRPAAPSATSPAAPERDRIETRAEAQARAEAMFARLDVNKDGKLDRADREARRQQRREGMFDRLDTNRDGSISKAEFMADRGPDGDRGPRPGGDRPDGAGPGDMPPPPPGGPDMNGPDMNGPGKDGRPERHGRHGGPRGGMKGPMMGLGKADADGDRAVTRAEFVTAALQRFDAVDTDKDGKITPEERRAARDRMRSEWQARKNDRRDARGAPDAPPPPAKK, from the coding sequence ATGAGCATGAATCGCTTCCGCACGATCACCATCGGCATCTCCGCCGCAGCCCTGGCGATTGGCGGAATGGCCGGCGCCCAGAATGCGACGACCAGGCCGGCGGCCCCTTCGGCGACATCGCCGGCAGCCCCCGAGCGTGACCGTATCGAAACCCGCGCCGAGGCACAGGCCCGCGCGGAGGCGATGTTCGCCCGGCTCGACGTGAACAAGGACGGCAAGCTCGACCGCGCCGACCGCGAGGCCCGCCGCCAGCAGAGGCGCGAGGGCATGTTCGACCGGCTCGACACCAACCGGGACGGCTCGATCTCCAAAGCCGAGTTCATGGCCGATCGCGGCCCGGACGGCGATCGCGGTCCCCGCCCCGGCGGCGATCGCCCCGATGGCGCAGGGCCGGGCGACATGCCCCCGCCGCCTCCCGGTGGCCCCGACATGAATGGCCCCGACATGAATGGCCCCGGCAAGGATGGCCGCCCCGAACGCCATGGCCGCCACGGCGGTCCGCGCGGCGGGATGAAGGGGCCGATGATGGGCCTGGGCAAGGCCGATGCCGATGGCGACCGCGCCGTCACCCGCGCCGAATTCGTCACCGCCGCGCTCCAGCGCTTCGATGCGGTGGACACCGACAAGGACGGCAAGATCACCCCCGAGGAACGCCGCGCCGCGCGTGACAGGATGCGCAGCGAGTGGCAGGCCCGCAAGAACGACCGCCGGGACGCACGCGGCGCGCCTGACGCTCCGCCGCCGCCCGCGAAGAAGTAA
- a CDS encoding response regulator — translation MNDISPARVLLVDDEAALREPLADYLSRQGFAVTPATSAAEARSKLQGEKPDLVLLDIMMPGEDGLSLCRHLVEAQDIPVIFLTARGEATDRIVGLEIGADDYVVKPFEPRELVARIRSVLRRAARVPAQAPENEAFAFEGWLLDPLKRRLSDAEGATVPISSVEFRLLMAFLEHPRQVLNRDRLLDMVQGREAHLFDRAVDNQVSRLRRKIEVDSRNPQLIQTVWGGGYMLATDVQRVPLEAD, via the coding sequence ATGAACGACATCTCGCCCGCCCGCGTCCTGCTGGTCGACGACGAAGCTGCACTCCGCGAGCCCCTGGCCGACTATCTGTCGCGCCAGGGGTTTGCCGTCACGCCGGCCACCAGCGCCGCCGAAGCCCGGAGCAAGCTGCAGGGCGAGAAGCCCGACCTCGTCCTGCTCGATATCATGATGCCCGGCGAGGACGGCCTCTCGCTGTGCCGCCACCTCGTGGAAGCGCAGGACATTCCGGTGATCTTCCTCACCGCCCGCGGCGAGGCGACCGACCGGATCGTTGGCCTTGAGATCGGCGCGGACGACTATGTGGTGAAACCGTTCGAACCGCGCGAGCTGGTGGCCCGCATCCGCTCGGTGCTGCGCCGCGCCGCCCGCGTACCCGCGCAGGCACCGGAGAACGAGGCCTTCGCCTTCGAGGGCTGGCTGCTGGACCCGCTCAAGCGCCGCCTGTCCGATGCCGAGGGCGCGACCGTGCCGATCTCCTCGGTCGAGTTCCGCCTGCTCATGGCCTTCCTCGAACACCCCCGCCAGGTGCTGAACCGCGACCGCCTGCTGGACATGGTGCAGGGCCGCGAGGCGCACCTGTTCGACCGCGCGGTGGATAACCAGGTCAGCCGCCTGCGCCGCAAGATCGAAGTCGATTCGCGCAATCCGCAACTGATCCAGACGGTCTGGGGCGGCGGCTACATGCTCGCTACCGACGTGCAGCGCGTACCGCTCGAAGCGGACTGA
- a CDS encoding ATP-binding protein — MPRPHSLMGQMLLAIAVALMLVQGLGAFFVYRAQREGYEASMLNASAFRLVMETRGPRALSRRHDGGPRVQLSGPPPKGYHLEYSTRSPVAPGETRDEEAEAGIARILADQEFPIREIVVVHRDVGRDRVARRNALERAAGYGLSREETQGLMRANLLVVGVRTDDSGNWIISRVRAPRAENVLITPILIQTIIIYVVIMGAVALILRRITRPLAALTRRLERFAATQDVDGQLAPSGPEDMQRLIVAHNAMESRIAALLDEKNVMLGAIGHDLKTPLAALRVRIESVTDDVERGRMATTIEDIVHTLDDILSLARVGRPSDPLERTELSALMFSVIEEYEDMGEPVDVGDTERVALELRPTWIRRALRNLIGNALRYGERARVSLSREDGRDGTTRAVILIEDDGPGIPDDSIDAMMNPFTRGDPSRNSATGGAGLGLALARAIADQHGGALKLSNRVSANGTIEGLTARLELPVG, encoded by the coding sequence ATGCCTCGTCCCCACAGCCTGATGGGCCAGATGCTGCTTGCCATCGCGGTCGCGCTGATGCTCGTGCAGGGCCTCGGCGCGTTCTTCGTCTACCGCGCCCAGCGCGAAGGGTACGAGGCGAGCATGCTCAACGCCTCCGCCTTCAGGCTGGTCATGGAAACGCGCGGCCCCCGTGCGCTATCGCGCCGCCATGACGGCGGCCCGCGCGTGCAACTTTCCGGCCCGCCGCCCAAGGGCTACCACCTCGAATACAGCACGCGCTCGCCCGTCGCCCCCGGCGAGACCCGCGACGAGGAGGCCGAGGCCGGCATAGCCCGCATCCTTGCCGACCAGGAATTCCCGATCCGCGAGATCGTCGTCGTCCACCGCGATGTCGGGCGTGACCGCGTGGCCCGCCGGAACGCGCTGGAACGCGCGGCGGGCTACGGCCTCTCGCGCGAGGAAACGCAGGGCCTGATGCGCGCCAACCTGCTGGTGGTGGGCGTGCGCACCGATGACAGCGGCAACTGGATCATCTCCCGCGTGCGCGCGCCGCGGGCCGAGAACGTGCTGATCACGCCGATCCTGATCCAGACGATCATCATCTACGTGGTCATCATGGGCGCCGTGGCGCTGATCCTGCGCCGCATCACCCGCCCGCTGGCCGCCCTTACCCGCCGCCTCGAACGCTTCGCCGCCACGCAGGACGTCGACGGCCAGCTTGCCCCTTCCGGCCCTGAGGACATGCAGCGCCTGATCGTGGCGCACAACGCCATGGAATCGCGCATCGCCGCCCTGCTGGACGAGAAGAACGTCATGCTCGGCGCCATCGGCCACGATCTCAAGACCCCGCTCGCCGCGCTGCGCGTACGCATCGAATCCGTCACCGACGATGTGGAACGCGGCCGCATGGCCACCACCATCGAGGACATCGTCCATACCCTGGACGATATCCTGTCCCTCGCCCGCGTCGGCCGCCCGAGCGACCCGCTGGAACGCACCGAACTTTCGGCGCTGATGTTCTCGGTGATCGAGGAATACGAGGACATGGGCGAGCCGGTGGACGTGGGCGATACCGAACGCGTCGCGCTCGAACTGCGCCCGACCTGGATCCGGCGCGCCCTGCGCAACCTGATCGGCAATGCCCTGCGCTACGGCGAGCGCGCACGCGTCTCGCTCTCGCGCGAGGACGGGCGCGATGGAACGACGCGGGCGGTGATCCTCATCGAGGACGATGGGCCGGGCATACCCGACGATTCCATCGACGCGATGATGAACCCCTTCACCCGCGGCGACCCTTCGCGCAACAGCGCCACCGGCGGCGCCGGCCTCGGCCTTGCCCTCGCCCGCGCGATCGCGGACCAGCACGGCGGCGCGCTCAAGCTGTCGAACCGGGTCTCGGCAAACGGCACGATCGAGGGGCTGACAGCGCGGCTGGAACTCCCGGTCGGTTAG
- a CDS encoding M1 family metallopeptidase, with amino-acid sequence MGIFRGSIPFAALLAVPGAAAAQETGGTMAEPAAAIVVEAQKPDLPFGRLDDSARPLAYRLDLTVDPSKPRFSGRTEIDLNLTRKTPRLYLHGRELGMTRVEAHFAGRTLVGHWRQLDAEGLAEVRFDEDLPAGPLTLAFDYTAAFGQGPAGLFRVEVEGAWYAWSQFQSIDARAAFPGFDQPGFKTPFAITLRTPPGLAAISNGPETGTPALENGLAVHRFAPGPPLPTYLVAVMVGPFAILSGEVPPTPERSEPLPLRIVSTRQNAGNLAFAMEGSKRIVTLLEDYFGERFPFPKLDQVTSPILPGAMENPGADLYRDDILVMDENAPVEQQRQFGMIVAHELGHQWFGDLVTPDWWDDLWLNESFANWIGYRVGDRWRPDLGIAGDALGTGYQAMDIDGLLAGRPIRQSIETSDQIDSAFDSITYGKGGHVVGMIADWLGEDRFRQGVRRYIAAHRQGTATSADFFAALAEVAGDPRLVPALRSFVEQQGVPLLAMRQTGDRLAVTQLRYTTAGVATPDARWTIPLCFRRGLQRTCTIMDQRSQIFTVPGEGPVFPNAGGSGYYRFELTARHWNELIASADGLPGGEALALVDSLDASIRAGRGNVGEMAQLARKLIHHQDPHAADAPDKALARYMMQGFVSPQARRSFGLLREHLYAPLLKELGFDPRYGIYAREASARTQRRVQVVSALLNTGRGGSLRDQLSNAMAAYLAGDRTALDPAWLDHALDLYLYKRDNQAARDLVDRALSSEDPVFRPAALAAASRTSDPKLAAWLLALDDPRLRESEKRDLLDGVMARSATREMGYDWALAHLDGMLDSGDGQFFATRLPQMLGRFCSVARAERIARDFRLRLAGTPGALELDRAIERVRNCGLLDDMLGEQIDAGFARMK; translated from the coding sequence ATGGGGATATTCCGGGGCTCGATCCCGTTCGCGGCGCTGCTTGCTGTGCCGGGTGCCGCCGCGGCGCAGGAGACGGGTGGCACCATGGCCGAGCCGGCTGCCGCAATCGTGGTGGAGGCGCAGAAACCCGACCTTCCGTTCGGCCGACTGGACGATTCGGCAAGGCCGCTGGCCTATCGGCTGGACCTCACCGTGGACCCGTCGAAGCCGCGATTTTCCGGTCGGACAGAGATCGACCTGAACCTGACCAGAAAGACACCTAGACTATACCTGCACGGCCGGGAGCTCGGCATGACCCGGGTCGAGGCCCATTTTGCCGGGCGGACCCTTGTCGGCCACTGGAGGCAACTCGATGCAGAGGGTCTTGCCGAGGTGCGCTTCGACGAAGACCTTCCCGCAGGTCCGCTGACCCTGGCCTTCGATTACACCGCAGCCTTCGGACAGGGACCGGCCGGTCTGTTCCGCGTGGAAGTGGAGGGCGCCTGGTATGCCTGGAGCCAGTTCCAGTCCATCGATGCCCGCGCCGCCTTTCCCGGTTTCGACCAGCCGGGATTCAAGACGCCTTTCGCGATCACGCTGCGCACGCCGCCCGGCCTCGCCGCGATCAGCAACGGGCCGGAGACCGGCACTCCCGCGCTCGAGAACGGGCTGGCGGTTCACCGCTTCGCTCCGGGGCCGCCGCTGCCGACTTACCTTGTTGCGGTGATGGTCGGGCCTTTCGCGATCCTGTCCGGCGAAGTGCCCCCTACGCCGGAACGGAGCGAGCCGCTGCCGCTGCGGATCGTCTCCACGCGCCAGAATGCCGGAAACCTTGCTTTCGCGATGGAGGGGAGCAAGCGCATCGTCACCCTGCTGGAGGACTATTTCGGGGAGCGTTTTCCCTTCCCCAAGCTCGACCAGGTGACCAGCCCGATCCTGCCCGGCGCCATGGAGAACCCCGGCGCCGACCTCTACCGCGACGATATCCTCGTCATGGACGAAAACGCGCCGGTGGAGCAGCAGCGCCAGTTCGGCATGATCGTGGCCCATGAACTGGGCCACCAGTGGTTCGGCGATCTCGTCACGCCGGACTGGTGGGACGATCTCTGGCTGAACGAGAGTTTCGCCAATTGGATCGGTTACCGGGTGGGCGATCGCTGGCGGCCCGATCTCGGGATCGCGGGCGACGCGCTGGGCACCGGCTATCAGGCGATGGATATCGACGGGCTATTGGCGGGCCGCCCGATCCGCCAGTCGATCGAGACCAGCGACCAGATCGATTCGGCATTCGATTCCATCACTTATGGCAAAGGCGGCCACGTCGTCGGCATGATTGCCGATTGGCTGGGCGAGGATCGCTTCCGGCAGGGTGTGCGCCGATACATCGCCGCGCACCGGCAAGGCACCGCCACCAGCGCGGACTTTTTCGCCGCCCTTGCCGAAGTGGCGGGCGATCCCCGGCTGGTGCCGGCGCTGCGCAGTTTCGTGGAGCAGCAGGGCGTGCCGCTCCTCGCCATGCGCCAGACCGGCGACCGGCTGGCCGTGACCCAGCTTCGCTACACGACCGCCGGGGTGGCGACGCCCGATGCCCGCTGGACCATTCCGCTGTGCTTCCGCCGCGGCCTTCAGCGCACCTGCACGATCATGGACCAGCGAAGCCAGATCTTCACGGTTCCCGGCGAAGGCCCGGTGTTCCCCAATGCCGGCGGCAGCGGCTATTACCGTTTCGAACTGACGGCCCGGCACTGGAACGAACTCATCGCTTCGGCAGACGGTCTTCCCGGCGGCGAGGCGCTGGCGCTGGTCGATTCGCTGGACGCCTCCATCCGCGCGGGGCGCGGCAATGTCGGCGAAATGGCGCAGCTCGCCCGCAAGCTCATCCACCACCAGGATCCGCACGCCGCCGACGCACCGGACAAGGCGCTGGCCCGCTACATGATGCAGGGCTTCGTCAGCCCGCAGGCGCGCCGCAGTTTCGGCCTGCTGCGCGAACATCTTTACGCTCCGCTGCTCAAGGAGCTGGGCTTCGATCCCCGCTACGGCATCTATGCGCGCGAGGCTTCGGCGCGCACCCAGCGGCGGGTCCAGGTGGTATCCGCCCTGCTCAACACCGGGCGCGGCGGCAGCCTGCGCGACCAGCTTTCCAATGCCATGGCCGCCTATCTCGCGGGAGACAGGACCGCGCTCGATCCGGCCTGGCTGGACCATGCGCTGGATCTCTATCTCTACAAGCGCGACAATCAGGCCGCTCGCGATCTGGTGGACCGTGCGCTGTCTTCCGAAGACCCGGTGTTTCGCCCCGCCGCGCTTGCCGCCGCCTCGCGCACCAGCGATCCCAAGCTGGCCGCCTGGCTTCTCGCGCTTGACGATCCGCGCCTGCGCGAAAGCGAGAAGCGCGACCTGCTCGATGGGGTAATGGCGCGCAGCGCCACGCGCGAGATGGGCTACGACTGGGCTCTCGCCCATCTCGACGGGATGCTGGACAGCGGCGACGGCCAGTTCTTCGCCACCCGGCTGCCGCAAATGCTCGGCCGGTTCTGCTCGGTCGCCCGCGCCGAGCGCATCGCCCGCGATTTCAGGCTGCGCCTCGCCGGAACGCCCGGCGCTCTCGAACTGGACCGTGCGATCGAGCGGGTGCGCAACTGCGGCTTGCTGGACGACATGCTGGGCGAGCAGATCGACGCCGGTTTCGCGAGGATGAAGTAA
- a CDS encoding helicase HerA-like domain-containing protein: MDEIFLGLGGNGERQVLRLGRANRHGLIAGATGTGKTVTLQTIAEQFSAAGVPVFLADVKGDLSGISMPGSPQFKNAAILEGRAREIGITDYAYSDNPAVFWDIYGEQGHPVRTTISEMGPLLLARLMDLNDTQEGVLNIVFRYADEQGLLLLDLPDLQAMLAHVAENAAALSARYGNVTKASVGTIQRQVLALDSQGAARFFGEPALEIADFIRCDDKGRGYINVLAADKLMRSPKLYATFLLWLLSELFEVLPEVGDPDKPRLVFFFDEAHLLFDDAPKALQDKVEQVVRLVRSKGVGVYFVTQNPIDIPEDIAGQLGNRVQHALRAFTPRDKKAIKAAADTFRINPALDVEAAITELKVGEALVSTLDDEGAPTVVQRTLIAPPRSRLGPIEAKERAIIQSVSPFDGKYDTPVNRESAEEILAAKAADAAATAQEVAEKGKEEVGKQERKSPSLWDGLGGKVAKAAAGAAAASAGSILAQSMQGRKSRADPKASAASAAAGTVGDALGKAIGFPGLGRFARNLIGGLMR, from the coding sequence ATGGACGAGATTTTCCTGGGACTCGGTGGGAATGGTGAACGGCAGGTCCTGCGGCTGGGCCGCGCCAACCGTCACGGGCTGATCGCGGGAGCCACCGGCACCGGCAAGACCGTCACGCTCCAGACTATTGCCGAGCAGTTTTCCGCCGCCGGCGTGCCGGTTTTCCTCGCGGACGTGAAAGGCGATCTCTCGGGCATTTCGATGCCGGGCAGCCCGCAGTTCAAGAATGCCGCCATCCTGGAAGGGCGGGCCAGGGAAATCGGCATAACCGACTATGCCTACTCCGATAATCCGGCGGTCTTCTGGGATATCTATGGCGAGCAGGGCCATCCCGTCCGCACCACGATCTCGGAAATGGGGCCGTTGCTGCTCGCGCGGCTGATGGACCTCAACGATACGCAGGAAGGCGTTCTCAACATCGTCTTCCGCTATGCCGACGAGCAGGGGCTTCTGCTTCTCGATCTGCCCGATCTCCAGGCGATGCTTGCGCATGTCGCGGAAAATGCCGCTGCGCTTTCGGCCCGGTACGGCAATGTGACCAAGGCCAGTGTCGGTACTATCCAGCGGCAGGTCCTCGCGCTCGACAGTCAGGGCGCGGCGCGGTTCTTTGGCGAACCGGCGCTGGAAATCGCCGATTTCATCCGCTGCGACGACAAGGGGCGCGGCTACATCAACGTGCTCGCGGCCGACAAGCTGATGCGCAGTCCGAAGCTTTACGCCACTTTCCTGCTCTGGCTGCTGTCCGAACTGTTCGAGGTGCTTCCCGAAGTCGGCGACCCCGACAAGCCCCGGCTGGTGTTCTTCTTCGACGAGGCTCACCTCCTGTTCGACGATGCTCCCAAGGCCTTGCAGGACAAGGTGGAGCAGGTCGTCCGCCTCGTCCGTTCGAAGGGCGTGGGCGTCTACTTCGTCACCCAGAACCCGATCGACATTCCCGAGGATATCGCCGGTCAGCTCGGCAACCGCGTGCAGCACGCGCTGCGGGCCTTCACCCCGCGCGACAAGAAGGCGATCAAGGCGGCGGCGGATACGTTCCGCATCAATCCCGCGCTCGACGTGGAGGCGGCGATCACCGAATTGAAGGTCGGTGAGGCGCTGGTTTCCACGCTTGACGACGAAGGCGCGCCCACCGTTGTCCAGCGCACGCTGATCGCGCCGCCGCGTTCGCGGCTGGGTCCGATCGAGGCGAAGGAACGCGCGATCATCCAGTCCGTCAGCCCGTTCGACGGCAAGTACGATACCCCCGTGAACCGGGAAAGCGCGGAGGAAATCCTTGCCGCCAAGGCTGCCGATGCGGCCGCAACCGCGCAGGAAGTGGCGGAAAAGGGCAAGGAGGAAGTCGGCAAGCAGGAGCGCAAGAGCCCCAGTCTTTGGGACGGTCTGGGCGGAAAGGTGGCCAAGGCCGCTGCCGGCGCGGCGGCGGCGAGCGCCGGTTCGATTCTCGCGCAGTCGATGCAGGGCAGGAAAAGCCGTGCCGATCCCAAGGCTTCGGCCGCCAGCGCGGCGGCGGGAACGGTGGGGGATGCTCTTGGGAAAGCCATAGGTTTTCCGGGGCTTGGCCGGTTTGCGCGCAATCTCATCGGCGGCCTGATGCGCTGA